One genomic segment of Intestinimonas butyriciproducens includes these proteins:
- a CDS encoding family 20 glycosylhydrolase yields the protein MRTGMQKGSSRLVAMLLCLVMLFGMLPMSALADEGTGTPPVQTETPVSTPEAAPEGSPASTAEVSPEISPTPAPEASPEVSPTPTPTPSTEVPMDEVLDELETVETPPAAVSSVENGFGHKILHLDCGRKYFTKEWVIALIHEMAAAGYNELELDFSNNEGFRFALDDMDVTFMTASGVERSIDLTPALGGDADGSATDTPWLTQADMDEILSVARGEDVAIVPLLNSPGHLGQILDTVAPEYRYQNSNSLDITSDDAKAFGIALVQKYAAYFADEGCEYFNMGCDEFANDLYSSVGMGFGHLVSAGRYGDFADYVNSLAGVLKSLDLTPRAFNDGIYYNNDTSVSFDQDIQVCYWSSGWNGYAVASAATIVEEGHAVINTNGDYYYVLGKSDKFDGDKTGSGADSFRNYTFMGTTFDEDESLVIGSMFCIWCDYPAAESETEIAANVRQALRVMGGRMDKKSGASVTSATVSNEAVPGGFNADGTIYAVLAYTYELGELTVGAPTVNAGGSLTLTWSEPLITATGDVAALALPAVTYTVSRDGTVLGATDATTYTVENARAGAYTVSAALDGDAAAPVSSAVTVTQEQLDAAAIQNGTITGGGTADAYELSDVSNGGQYLIVYQSDSTSGYALKNDGSAVPVTIADGRVVSKVTEDMLWTYTEERTEGWFGSVSYSYYLSSGNDYLYPRRSGYGSNRRYTLNIDNSKTEISLSSQSGTGAYQIANTSSNSYVSYSNGSFGAASSGTTLYFYEYTAGTEAWHVDTEALDAKLAALAAEGLQADDYTSASWSAYTAALDAAQNLTPNTTAYPSAETAQAAQDAIDAALSALNTAYAGLVKAPYTVTILCVADGETIHTETLRAAAGQLTVTSPTVSGYAADTASQTVTVQGDMTVTFSYTSVPAETLTLMYFVANAHNLSGASSNQNVEGKNASTAIPVGGDGMAIADMVADSVTTAQGNDGRFWKAYVQTSPKQEQDQQDLTDVGQDIGSEATHLRVKGGQWQYRNDSLDWTDLPEDAQLTAYYVEHWNVAPQIDVYISDWGSNPWDANNDQIWYWADMMSLSLQVVYEDGTEYPADLDHAGTTMFTGTGTQFSVILAEETTNYEIYDVTLTDMGNDNCKFTGKSASAFTLPDFDQFEETSIYDVATGTIQPIPKTSVDRKAWLLRIYVKAKPNQDSLTVRYVNEGTGTQFYAYNINVHEGTTFAGYVSNGNFTAVHTPPTVVNIDNETQTIKYLGTDLENMTELDDLYSSGLYVWTRAEVSDDNKTLTLYYDVEGPQFIVDYGLPLQLGYSDLGATNPPTAILVSTGSSANYSSQAVGTYGTISTTSAGLTYTQSSIMKAPEQFFVRLSYQSGGNQDISVTVLPASVVYYEDSFATYDSSWSGTGTLAGTAQTAEKLGAKQNLYGYDPAYTSGTGFSMGSAHTVTVNAANDSATASFSFKGTGFDLISRTDSDSGVIFIEAMGTRGTTKRLIVDNYYGYDFVNGAFVTADKGSIEQVPVAKLVGLPYGTYDVTVTVVYHQKLDHTGDSSYSFWLDGIRVYDPMGSSYSAYASDSEAAPQYVELRKSLLKAAALTSGAVVQGTTFIDGKGETAVLADYESYGPNNEVYLSKGQGVTFTLSSIDFADIQLGASLTGSAASSITVNGTTIQLDSATNLYYSIKNAIGADKVVTITNIGDGMVALTNLKATGGTATLNLYSSQAAVGKVLAAMQTPGTGNQ from the coding sequence ATGAGGACTGGAATGCAAAAGGGCTCGTCCCGGCTCGTCGCCATGCTGTTGTGCCTGGTGATGCTGTTTGGGATGCTTCCCATGAGCGCGCTGGCGGACGAGGGGACTGGCACGCCCCCCGTCCAGACGGAGACCCCTGTCTCCACACCGGAAGCTGCCCCAGAGGGTTCCCCCGCGTCTACAGCGGAGGTGAGCCCCGAGATCTCCCCCACGCCTGCACCGGAGGCGAGCCCTGAGGTCTCCCCCACCCCCACCCCCACGCCCAGCACGGAAGTTCCGATGGATGAGGTGCTTGACGAGTTGGAGACCGTAGAGACACCGCCCGCTGCGGTCAGCAGTGTGGAGAACGGCTTCGGCCATAAGATCCTGCACCTGGACTGCGGCCGCAAATACTTTACCAAGGAGTGGGTCATCGCCCTGATCCATGAGATGGCCGCCGCCGGGTACAATGAACTGGAGCTGGACTTCTCCAACAACGAGGGCTTCCGCTTCGCGCTGGACGATATGGATGTCACCTTTATGACTGCGTCCGGAGTGGAGAGGAGCATCGATCTGACCCCCGCCCTGGGCGGCGATGCAGATGGTTCCGCCACGGATACCCCCTGGCTGACCCAGGCCGACATGGACGAGATTCTGTCCGTGGCGAGAGGCGAGGACGTCGCCATCGTGCCCCTGCTCAATTCCCCCGGCCATCTGGGGCAGATCCTGGACACTGTCGCCCCAGAGTACCGCTACCAGAACTCCAACTCCCTGGACATCACCAGCGACGACGCCAAAGCCTTCGGTATCGCCCTGGTACAAAAGTACGCCGCATACTTCGCCGACGAGGGCTGCGAGTACTTCAACATGGGTTGCGACGAGTTTGCCAATGATCTCTACTCCTCCGTCGGCATGGGCTTTGGCCATTTGGTCAGCGCCGGGCGGTACGGCGACTTTGCAGACTATGTTAATTCCCTGGCCGGCGTCCTCAAGAGCCTGGACCTGACCCCCCGGGCCTTCAATGACGGCATCTACTATAATAATGATACCTCCGTGTCCTTTGACCAGGACATCCAGGTCTGCTACTGGTCCTCCGGGTGGAACGGATATGCCGTGGCCTCCGCGGCGACCATTGTGGAGGAGGGCCACGCCGTTATCAACACCAACGGCGACTACTACTATGTGTTGGGCAAGAGCGACAAATTTGACGGCGACAAAACCGGCAGCGGTGCGGACAGCTTCCGCAATTATACGTTTATGGGCACCACGTTTGACGAGGACGAATCGCTGGTCATCGGCTCCATGTTCTGCATCTGGTGCGATTACCCCGCCGCTGAGAGCGAGACGGAGATTGCCGCCAACGTCCGCCAGGCCCTGCGGGTCATGGGCGGGCGGATGGATAAAAAGAGCGGCGCTTCTGTCACCTCCGCCACCGTCAGCAACGAGGCGGTACCCGGCGGCTTCAACGCCGACGGGACCATTTATGCAGTCCTGGCATATACCTACGAACTGGGCGAACTGACCGTGGGCGCCCCTACCGTGAACGCCGGCGGCAGCCTGACCCTCACCTGGAGCGAACCGCTCATCACAGCCACGGGCGATGTTGCCGCCCTGGCCCTTCCCGCCGTGACCTATACGGTCTCCAGAGACGGGACGGTCCTGGGCGCCACTGACGCCACCACCTATACCGTGGAGAACGCCCGAGCGGGGGCGTACACCGTATCCGCCGCGCTGGACGGCGACGCTGCCGCCCCTGTGTCCTCCGCCGTCACCGTCACGCAGGAACAGCTCGACGCGGCGGCAATCCAGAACGGCACCATCACCGGCGGCGGCACCGCAGACGCCTATGAGCTGAGCGACGTGTCCAACGGCGGCCAGTACCTCATCGTGTACCAGTCCGACTCCACCTCCGGCTATGCCCTGAAGAACGACGGCAGCGCCGTGCCGGTCACCATTGCAGACGGCCGGGTCGTCTCCAAGGTCACGGAGGATATGCTGTGGACGTATACGGAGGAGCGTACAGAAGGATGGTTTGGTAGCGTTTCCTACAGTTACTACCTCAGCAGCGGGAACGACTATTTGTATCCCCGCCGTAGTGGTTACGGTTCGAACCGTAGGTATACATTGAATATCGACAACTCTAAAACCGAAATTTCCCTCAGCTCGCAGTCCGGTACGGGCGCTTATCAGATTGCCAATACCAGCTCGAATTCTTACGTAAGCTACAGCAATGGTTCCTTTGGCGCCGCCAGCAGCGGCACCACCCTCTATTTTTATGAGTACACGGCGGGCACCGAGGCCTGGCATGTGGACACTGAGGCGCTGGACGCCAAGCTGGCCGCGCTGGCTGCGGAGGGCCTTCAGGCAGACGACTACACCTCCGCGAGCTGGAGTGCTTACACTGCCGCGCTGGACGCCGCCCAGAATCTGACCCCCAACACTACCGCTTACCCCAGCGCGGAGACCGCTCAGGCGGCACAGGACGCCATCGACGCCGCCCTCTCTGCCCTGAACACCGCCTATGCCGGGCTGGTGAAGGCTCCCTACACGGTGACCATTCTCTGTGTCGCCGACGGTGAAACCATTCATACGGAGACCCTCCGGGCCGCAGCCGGTCAACTGACCGTCACATCCCCCACTGTCTCCGGCTATGCGGCGGACACCGCTTCCCAAACCGTTACCGTTCAGGGCGATATGACAGTTACCTTCTCCTATACATCCGTCCCTGCCGAGACGCTGACGCTTATGTACTTCGTGGCCAATGCCCATAACCTCAGCGGTGCTAGCTCCAATCAAAATGTGGAGGGCAAGAACGCTTCCACCGCCATCCCTGTCGGCGGCGACGGCATGGCGATCGCGGATATGGTGGCTGACAGTGTGACAACTGCGCAAGGCAATGACGGCCGCTTCTGGAAAGCCTATGTCCAGACCAGCCCAAAACAAGAGCAAGACCAGCAAGACCTGACCGATGTGGGACAGGATATCGGTTCCGAGGCCACCCATCTCCGCGTCAAGGGCGGTCAATGGCAGTACCGGAACGACTCTCTTGACTGGACCGATCTGCCTGAAGACGCCCAGCTCACTGCGTACTATGTGGAACATTGGAACGTGGCGCCTCAGATAGACGTCTACATCTCCGACTGGGGCTCCAATCCCTGGGACGCCAATAATGATCAAATTTGGTACTGGGCAGACATGATGTCCCTCTCCCTTCAGGTCGTATACGAGGACGGTACCGAATACCCCGCCGACCTGGACCATGCGGGCACAACGATGTTTACCGGTACAGGCACCCAGTTTTCTGTTATTTTGGCCGAGGAGACTACCAATTATGAAATCTATGACGTCACCTTGACCGATATGGGCAACGATAATTGTAAATTCACTGGTAAATCTGCTTCTGCGTTCACATTGCCCGACTTCGACCAGTTTGAGGAGACCTCTATTTATGACGTTGCCACGGGGACCATTCAGCCCATACCCAAAACCAGCGTTGACCGTAAGGCTTGGCTACTCCGTATTTATGTCAAAGCGAAACCCAATCAGGACTCCCTCACTGTCCGCTATGTGAATGAGGGGACCGGCACTCAGTTCTATGCGTATAATATCAACGTCCATGAAGGCACTACTTTTGCGGGTTATGTTTCCAATGGAAACTTTACCGCCGTGCATACGCCTCCCACGGTCGTCAACATCGACAACGAGACCCAGACCATCAAGTATCTTGGAACAGACTTGGAGAATATGACGGAGCTGGATGATCTTTATTCCAGCGGCCTCTACGTATGGACACGCGCAGAGGTCAGCGATGACAACAAAACGCTGACCCTCTATTATGACGTGGAGGGTCCCCAGTTCATAGTCGACTATGGTCTCCCTCTTCAGTTAGGCTATAGTGATTTGGGCGCTACCAATCCGCCTACGGCGATACTGGTATCTACGGGTTCTTCCGCCAATTATTCTTCCCAGGCCGTGGGCACATACGGCACCATAAGCACAACGTCTGCCGGACTGACCTATACGCAATCCTCCATAATGAAAGCGCCTGAGCAGTTTTTTGTGCGGCTTTCCTACCAGAGCGGAGGAAATCAGGATATTTCTGTCACCGTCCTCCCCGCCAGCGTGGTCTACTATGAGGACAGCTTCGCCACGTATGACAGCAGCTGGAGCGGGACCGGCACCCTCGCCGGTACGGCGCAGACCGCCGAGAAGCTGGGCGCCAAGCAAAATCTCTACGGCTATGATCCGGCCTACACGTCCGGCACCGGCTTCAGCATGGGCTCCGCCCATACCGTCACGGTCAATGCCGCAAACGACTCCGCCACCGCCTCCTTCTCCTTTAAGGGGACCGGCTTTGACCTTATCAGCCGGACCGACAGCGATTCCGGCGTTATCTTCATCGAGGCTATGGGAACCAGAGGCACTACCAAACGGCTGATCGTGGACAACTACTATGGCTATGACTTTGTGAATGGAGCGTTTGTCACTGCGGACAAGGGTTCCATCGAGCAGGTACCCGTGGCCAAGCTGGTGGGCCTTCCCTACGGCACCTACGACGTGACCGTCACCGTGGTCTACCATCAAAAACTGGACCACACCGGCGACAGCAGCTATTCCTTCTGGCTGGACGGCATCCGGGTCTATGATCCCATGGGCAGCAGCTACTCCGCTTATGCTTCGGACAGCGAGGCGGCGCCTCAGTATGTGGAGCTGCGGAAGAGCCTGCTGAAGGCAGCCGCTTTGACCTCCGGCGCCGTTGTTCAGGGAACCACCTTCATCGACGGCAAGGGCGAGACGGCCGTTCTCGCTGACTATGAAAGCTATGGCCCCAACAATGAGGTCTACCTCAGCAAGGGCCAGGGCGTCACCTTCACGCTGAGCAGCATCGACTTTGCGGATATCCAGCTCGGCGCCAGCCTGACGGGCTCCGCAGCAAGCTCCATTACGGTGAATGGAACGACAATCCAGCTTGACAGCGCTACCAATCTGTATTATTCTATCAAGAACGCGATCGGCGCCGACAAAGTCGTTACCATCACCAACATCGGTGACGGCATGGTGGCCCTGACCAACCTGAAGGCCACCGGCGGTACCGCCACCCTCAACCTCTACTCCAGCCAGGCTGCGGTGGGCAAGGTACTCGCCGCCATGCAGACGCCCGGCACGGGCAATCAGTGA
- a CDS encoding radical SAM protein — protein MSRQNNALPQMVEPLWSTYIHQKGARLGLPVTGTFELTPRCNFNCNMCYVHQTEAQAAQGGRRELTTAEWLAIAEEARKAGMVFLLLTGGEPLLRPDFPELLHALKNMGFLVSVNSNGSLLRGELLEAVKRDPPLRFNITLYGGSNAAYERLCGRAMFREVVDNLRALKDAGIPVRLNVSVTPDNKDDVPEIFRLARELGLHTKASTYMYPPVRLGDGRPGDAPHRFAPEDAARYMLLCREQQFTLEELRASAAGVPLSDGDECTGNAEGEPVLCRAGRSSFWLTWDGRMIPCGMMASPGTPVMEQGFSAAWRSVRTEVEAIRLPAACAGCALRRHCNLCAASCFAETGDYDRKPDYICSLTHTLCRITREKYGTED, from the coding sequence ATGAGCCGACAGAACAACGCCCTTCCCCAGATGGTAGAGCCCCTCTGGTCCACCTATATCCACCAGAAGGGGGCCCGGCTGGGCCTCCCGGTGACCGGGACCTTTGAGCTGACGCCCCGGTGCAACTTCAACTGCAACATGTGCTATGTCCACCAGACCGAGGCCCAGGCGGCCCAGGGCGGCAGGCGGGAGCTCACCACGGCGGAGTGGCTCGCCATCGCTGAGGAGGCCCGGAAGGCAGGGATGGTCTTTCTCCTCCTCACCGGTGGGGAACCGCTGCTGCGCCCGGACTTTCCCGAGCTCCTCCACGCCCTCAAGAACATGGGGTTCCTGGTGTCGGTGAACTCCAACGGCTCCCTGCTCCGGGGCGAACTGCTGGAGGCCGTCAAGCGGGACCCGCCCCTGCGCTTTAACATCACCCTCTACGGCGGCTCCAACGCTGCCTATGAGCGGCTGTGCGGGCGGGCCATGTTCCGGGAGGTGGTGGACAACCTCCGCGCCTTAAAGGACGCGGGGATTCCTGTGCGGCTCAACGTGTCCGTCACCCCGGACAACAAGGACGACGTGCCGGAGATCTTTCGGCTGGCCCGGGAGCTGGGCCTTCACACCAAGGCCAGCACCTATATGTACCCTCCGGTGCGGCTGGGCGACGGCCGCCCCGGCGACGCCCCACACCGCTTTGCCCCGGAGGACGCAGCCCGCTATATGCTGCTGTGCCGGGAGCAGCAGTTCACCTTGGAGGAGCTGCGGGCTTCGGCCGCAGGCGTGCCCCTGTCCGACGGCGACGAGTGCACCGGAAACGCGGAGGGAGAACCCGTTCTGTGCCGGGCGGGGCGCAGCTCCTTCTGGCTCACCTGGGACGGGCGGATGATCCCCTGCGGCATGATGGCCTCCCCCGGGACACCGGTGATGGAACAGGGGTTTTCCGCCGCCTGGCGGTCCGTCCGGACGGAGGTGGAGGCGATCCGCCTGCCCGCCGCCTGCGCCGGCTGCGCCCTGCGGCGGCACTGCAATCTCTGCGCCGCCTCCTGCTTCGCCGAGACCGGCGACTACGACCGGAAGCCGGACTACATCTGTTCGCTGACCCACACCCTCTGCCGGATCACCCGGGAGAAATACGGAACGGAGGACTGA
- a CDS encoding PqqD family protein: MELKKELVLRDIAGDFVLIPTGTTVLENNGLFTINEVAARIWELLPGAESAAALTDALAEEYDADRDTLDRDVAEFLDKLRSLGIL, from the coding sequence ATGGAGCTGAAGAAAGAATTGGTCCTGCGGGACATCGCGGGAGACTTTGTGCTGATTCCAACAGGTACTACCGTGCTTGAAAATAACGGCTTGTTTACCATCAACGAGGTGGCCGCCCGCATCTGGGAGCTGCTTCCCGGCGCGGAGAGCGCGGCCGCGCTGACCGACGCACTGGCGGAGGAGTACGACGCGGACCGGGACACGCTGGACCGGGACGTGGCGGAATTCCTGGACAAGCTGCGGTCGCTGGGCATCCTATGA
- a CDS encoding metallophosphoesterase, whose translation MRKRPGRRLPAICPFSAVLLLAAVCFSVWRSYHSLTVTTYRFPTDKAEGPVRLAVMSDLHEHVFGQDNAPLVEAVAEQRPDLILLCGDMLNAYSASSQNSTELVGALSKIAPVYYAWGNHELDYLAAGTSLLEEELVSAGATVLDRAWCDLDIHGTPLRLGGLYDYAFALDDRNSCDPDRMDPEVCRFLTDFQDTERFTLMLSHRPDSFALGEAARTWSIDLVLSGHAHGGQVVLPVLGGVFGGDLGLFSPYLHGMCRKDGLTMAVTSGLGSQRERLPRFHNPPEIMVIDLTPES comes from the coding sequence ATGAGGAAACGGCCCGGGCGGCGGCTCCCGGCGATCTGCCCCTTTTCCGCGGTCCTTCTCCTGGCCGCGGTGTGCTTTTCCGTGTGGCGTTCCTACCATTCGCTCACCGTCACGACCTACCGCTTCCCCACAGACAAGGCAGAGGGGCCGGTGCGCCTGGCGGTGATGTCCGATCTCCACGAGCATGTGTTCGGTCAGGACAACGCCCCCCTCGTGGAGGCGGTGGCGGAGCAGCGGCCCGACCTCATCCTTCTGTGCGGCGACATGCTCAACGCCTACTCCGCCTCCTCTCAAAACAGCACGGAGCTGGTGGGGGCGCTCTCCAAGATCGCCCCGGTCTACTACGCCTGGGGCAACCATGAGCTGGACTATCTGGCGGCGGGGACCTCCCTGCTGGAGGAGGAGCTCGTCTCGGCGGGGGCTACCGTGCTGGACCGCGCCTGGTGCGACCTGGACATCCACGGCACGCCCCTGAGGCTGGGAGGGCTCTACGATTATGCCTTCGCCCTGGACGACCGCAACTCCTGCGATCCGGACCGGATGGACCCGGAGGTCTGCCGGTTCCTGACCGATTTTCAGGATACAGAGCGGTTCACACTGATGCTCTCCCACCGCCCGGACAGCTTTGCACTGGGGGAGGCCGCCCGCACTTGGAGCATCGACTTGGTCCTCAGCGGCCACGCCCACGGCGGACAGGTGGTGCTGCCTGTGCTGGGGGGTGTGTTCGGTGGAGATCTGGGCCTGTTTTCCCCCTACCTCCATGGGATGTGCCGCAAGGACGGCCTCACCATGGCCGTGACCAGCGGGCTGGGCAGCCAGCGGGAACGCCTGCCCCGCTTCCACAATCCCCCGGAGATCATGGTGATCGACCTAACTCCGGAATCCTGA
- a CDS encoding nucleotidyltransferase family protein: protein MQGYERQFLDALGASLRGLPAPSCPRTEEDWRALLRLSAEQKVLPMIYDALAAGARASGGIGPALGQARAPALRSAAEQARKSLAFLELCRALRDASLQALVVKGILCRSLYPKPDLRPSADEDLYVRAEEFVPLRDLLLSLGFQPLGDTARETEETAYRDPGSGLYVEVHRHLFPGDAAAYRRFNAPFLTAFDRAEETTVEDTPLWTLCPQDHLLYLILHSCKHFLHSGFGVRQVCDICLFASAQRRQLDWEQLFSSLEAVQAGVFAANIFQIGREYLGLALPDGLLSQMERRNGALDCVPLLDDLLSAGVYGGSSEARRHSSLITLHAAESCGRPTGGVLRAVFPRRDTLKGIYPYLEEQPWLLPAAWVHRLGRYALGGPSRGASAWESVGIGTRRVALLRKYRVIP from the coding sequence TTGCAGGGATATGAGCGGCAATTTCTGGACGCCCTGGGTGCCTCCCTCCGGGGCCTGCCCGCCCCCTCCTGTCCCAGGACGGAGGAGGACTGGCGCGCGCTGCTGCGTCTGTCGGCGGAACAAAAGGTGCTCCCCATGATCTATGATGCTCTGGCCGCAGGGGCCAGAGCATCAGGCGGCATTGGCCCGGCCCTGGGACAGGCCAGAGCGCCGGCGCTCCGCAGCGCCGCAGAGCAGGCCCGAAAGAGCCTCGCTTTTCTGGAGCTGTGCCGGGCGCTCCGGGATGCCTCCCTTCAGGCGCTGGTGGTCAAGGGTATCCTGTGCCGGAGCCTCTATCCCAAGCCGGACCTGCGCCCCTCCGCGGACGAGGACCTGTACGTCCGCGCGGAGGAATTCGTCCCCCTCCGCGACCTTCTCCTCTCCCTGGGCTTTCAGCCGCTGGGGGATACAGCGCGGGAGACGGAGGAGACGGCCTATCGGGACCCGGGGAGCGGCCTCTATGTGGAGGTCCACCGCCACCTTTTCCCCGGGGACGCGGCAGCCTACCGGCGGTTCAATGCGCCCTTCCTCACCGCCTTTGACCGCGCGGAGGAAACGACAGTGGAGGATACGCCTCTGTGGACCCTGTGCCCTCAGGACCATCTGCTCTATCTCATCCTCCATAGCTGCAAGCATTTTCTCCACTCCGGCTTTGGGGTGCGGCAGGTCTGTGACATCTGCCTGTTTGCCTCCGCCCAGAGACGCCAGCTGGACTGGGAGCAGTTATTTTCCAGTCTGGAGGCGGTGCAGGCCGGAGTATTTGCGGCCAATATCTTTCAGATTGGCCGCGAATATCTGGGTCTGGCGCTGCCCGACGGCCTTCTGTCTCAGATGGAGCGCCGCAACGGAGCGCTGGACTGTGTCCCTCTGCTGGATGACCTGCTCTCTGCCGGCGTCTATGGCGGCAGCAGCGAGGCGAGGCGGCACAGCAGTCTGATCACGCTCCACGCAGCCGAATCCTGCGGCCGGCCCACCGGCGGCGTGCTACGCGCGGTCTTTCCCCGTCGGGATACCCTGAAGGGCATCTACCCCTATCTGGAGGAACAGCCCTGGCTGCTCCCGGCCGCCTGGGTTCACCGGCTGGGGCGCTATGCGCTGGGAGGACCGAGCAGGGGGGCCTCCGCCTGGGAGAGCGTTGGAATCGGCACCCGGCGCGTGGCACTGCTGAGAAAATACCGGGTGATCCCATGA
- a CDS encoding S24/S26 family peptidase — protein MRETPILLTPGEAAGRLLPLLEAGASVPLRVTGSSMVPFLRDRRDLVSLRAPRFLPYQPGDILLFRRAGGQLVLHRLRKVRGDGTLLLNGDGQTWLETASQEQVLAVVEHIRRDDGPPFSPRRMDQRLLQRLWGALIPFRRPLLRLLGRLSRLRA, from the coding sequence ATGAGAGAGACTCCTATCCTTCTCACGCCCGGGGAGGCCGCCGGACGGCTGCTCCCCTTGCTGGAGGCAGGCGCCTCCGTTCCGCTACGGGTGACGGGAAGCAGCATGGTCCCCTTCCTCCGGGACCGGCGGGACCTCGTCTCTCTCCGAGCGCCCCGATTCCTTCCCTATCAGCCGGGGGACATCCTGCTTTTTCGCCGGGCGGGCGGCCAGTTGGTCCTCCACCGGCTTCGCAAGGTCCGCGGGGACGGGACTCTGCTCCTCAACGGAGATGGTCAGACCTGGCTGGAAACAGCGTCCCAGGAGCAGGTCCTGGCCGTGGTGGAGCACATCCGCCGGGACGACGGACCGCCATTTTCACCCCGGCGCATGGATCAGCGCCTTCTTCAGCGGCTGTGGGGCGCGCTGATCCCCTTCCGCCGCCCTCTGCTGCGCCTGTTGGGCAGGTTAAGCCGTCTCCGCGCTTAA
- a CDS encoding AEC family transporter, protein MIVHVIETVLSLVLLIGVGWWIAGRPWCGKAGTDLFSKFTAKIAIPCYMFYNMLETCGTREELLSLFTSLPVPLFTIFCSLLLALVLARLCRVEWGRRGVFLNAVTFSNVVIIGFPVVTSLFGEESLPAAMRYYMANTLLFWTLGVYLLRRFGGAGGPQTLGTTLRGILSPSILGMLAGLLVVLLELPVPQFLFSAVTTLKGTTTALAMVFVGCVIRGTDFSRMKLTRDLAVVVLVRLLLFPVFVGVLVAALPIDSLTKQVYFVFATMPAMTQMGIMARETGSDYEFAAVLITVTTILSMAAIPIYMGIVTHFHLFL, encoded by the coding sequence ATGATCGTTCATGTGATAGAGACGGTGTTGTCCCTGGTGCTGCTGATCGGGGTCGGCTGGTGGATTGCCGGACGCCCCTGGTGCGGGAAGGCCGGTACGGATCTGTTTTCCAAATTTACCGCCAAGATCGCCATTCCCTGTTATATGTTCTACAACATGCTGGAGACCTGCGGAACCCGGGAAGAACTGCTGTCTCTCTTCACCAGCCTGCCGGTGCCTCTGTTCACTATTTTTTGCAGTCTGCTTCTGGCGCTGGTCCTGGCCCGGCTCTGCCGGGTGGAGTGGGGGCGCAGGGGGGTATTTCTCAATGCGGTCACCTTCTCTAATGTTGTGATCATCGGGTTCCCGGTGGTGACCTCTCTCTTTGGAGAGGAGAGCCTCCCGGCCGCGATGCGCTATTATATGGCGAACACACTGCTCTTTTGGACGCTGGGGGTCTATCTCCTGCGCCGCTTTGGGGGCGCGGGCGGGCCTCAGACGCTGGGAACCACCCTGAGGGGGATCCTATCGCCGTCCATCCTGGGGATGCTGGCAGGGCTCCTTGTGGTGCTGCTGGAGCTTCCCGTGCCCCAATTTCTGTTCAGCGCCGTCACCACCCTCAAAGGGACCACTACCGCGCTGGCCATGGTTTTTGTGGGCTGCGTGATCCGGGGCACGGACTTCAGCCGGATGAAGCTCACCCGGGACCTGGCCGTGGTGGTGCTGGTCCGCCTGCTCCTCTTCCCGGTGTTTGTAGGTGTACTGGTTGCGGCGCTCCCCATCGACAGCCTGACAAAACAGGTCTATTTCGTCTTTGCCACCATGCCGGCTATGACGCAGATGGGAATTATGGCGCGGGAGACCGGCAGCGACTATGAATTTGCGGCGGTGCTTATCACGGTCACTACGATTTTGAGCATGGCGGCCATCCCGATCTATATGGGGATCGTGACCCATTTCCATCTCTTCCTGTAG